The Longimicrobiales bacterium nucleotide sequence TAGCGGTGTCCGAATTGGCCTTGAGCGGGACAATCCCACCCCGTCTCCAACCGCCATCGGCGGTGATCAGCACCTTGGCCTGAGCGTCATTGTTCCGATCCGAGAGTGACTCAGGACTGAAGCCCCCGAAGACCACCGAGTGGATCGCCCCAATCCGCGCGCACGCCAACATCGCGATCGCAGCTTCGGGGACCATTGGGAGGTAAATGGTGACCCGATCTCCCTTCACAACACCGAGCCCCTTCAGCGCGTTAGAGAAGGCCGACACCTCTGCGTGCAGTTCGGAGTACGTGAAGGTGCGCGTATCACCTGGCTCGCCTTCCCAGATCAGAGCTTCCTGATTCGCTCTGGGTCCATCTAGATGCCGATCCAGGCAGTTGTGCGCGACATTCAACTTGCCACCCAAGAACCACTTGGCGTAGGGCGCGTTCCACTCGAGAACGGTGTGCCAAGGCTCGAACCAGTCCAGCTTCGCCGCCCATTCCGCCCAGAACCCTTCGGGATCAGCTGCAGCTCGCTCATAGATCTCAGAATCGTGTACCACAGCCCGTGCTGTAAACTCCTCGGGGGGCGTGAATCTACGATTTTCGGTCAGCAAGGCGTCGAGTGATCCTGCGTCGGTACTCATGCGAATTCCTTATCGATGGAAACTCCAACTCTTAGAAATTTGCTGTGTCTGCCGGGCCGAGCAAGGGATTGCGGAGCGGGGTATCCACTTTTCGGGACCCCGGCTAGCTTATCAAGAACCATTCCGCATAAGAGTGACATGAGCGGCTGCTGCGACCCGAACCAACCCGATCTTGAGTCTGCCTGGCGCACCAGCATCGTGTCGACAGCGGTGTGCGGATTGGCCGTATCCGCCGGCTTTGCATTCCAAATCAACGACCTTGCATCGGCTTCGCTCGTCGCCTTCGTCGTCGCCTACATCGCCGGCGGATGGGAGGCGACCGGACGTACGGTACGGGAACTCGCCGATGCATCCATTGATGTAGACCTCCTCATGTTACTGGCGGCCGCGGGCGCTGCCACGGTTGGCCATTGGCTGGAAGGCGCCGCCCTCCTCTTTCTTTTCTCGCTGGGCACGAGCCTAGAGACCTACGCCTTCGGCAGGACGCGCCGCTCGATTAGCGCTCTGATGGACCTCCGTCCTGAGACCGCCCTGCGGGTGGTCGAAGGGCGCACGGAGGCAGTCGCCATCGAGGCCCTTGTCCCAAGCGATGTCGTGCGGGTCGCGCCCGGAGAGCGCATACCCGCAGACGGCCAGGTAAGCAGCGGCTCCTCGCGAATCGACGAGTCCACCCTCACAGGCGAGCCCGTGCCTGTCCGCAAGGAGGCGGGGTCAGACGTCTTCGCAGGCACGCTGAACGGTTCGGGTTCACTGGACCTGACCGTGACCCGCCGGGCCGACGACTCTGCCCTGGCGCGAGTCATTCGCATGGTTGAAGACGCCCGAGAGACCAGGGCCCCGACGCAGAGTTGGATCGAGGACGTCGAGGGGCGTTACGCCGTGGGTGTCATCGCGGCGGCGGCTCTGGCCATCGTCATCCCCTGGACGTTCATGGGGTGGGCATTCGAAGCCTCGTTCTATCGGGCCATGACACTCCTCGTTGTTGCCTCTCCGTGCGCATTGGTAATCTCGATCCCAGCGACGATCGTCTCTGCCGTGAGCAACGGAGCGCGGCGTGGTGTACTCTTCAAAGGAGGACTCCACCTCGACGCGCTCGCAGACATCCGGGCGATCGCGTTCGACAAAACCGGGACCCTAACGGTCGGGCGTCCCGAACTCTCTCGTCTCGTTACGAACACGCCCGCGGGTGCGGACCCAGAAGCCTTCCAGCACCGTGTGCTTCGGCTCATCGCCTCCGCCGAATCCCGATCCGAACACCCGCTGGCCTCAGCCATATTACAGGCTGCTGAAGCACAATCGGTGGCCATGTCCGAACCAAACAACTTTGAGGCCATCGCCGGCCAAGGAGTTCAGGCCGACGTGGACGGCGTGCGTGTATCGATCGGGCGTCGGTCTTGGATTTCCGATCTGATCGACGCGCCGCTTCCCACTGATTTGGTCGACGCCTTCGACGACATGCGGAAGGCCGGGACAACGCCGATGCTCGTAGCCTTTGACGGTAAGGCCGTGGCTGCGCTCTCAGTGGCAGATCAGCCGCGGTCCGGTACCGCGCACGCAATTCGAGACATTCGTGCCCTCGGGATCACACACCTCGCGATGTTGACGGGTGACGACAGGGGTACAGCACGAGTGATCGGTGACGCGGTGGGAGTGGATCACATTCACGCGGAGCTCCTACCAGATGCGAAGACCCGGATCATCGAGAGTATTCGTGAAGAGTACGGGCCCGTGGCCATGGTCGGCGATGGCGTGAACGACGCCCCTGCCCTGGCCACCGCGGACGTCGGGTTCGCTCTTGGGGCAGCAGGCACCGACGTGGCGCTGGAAACAGCGGATGTCGTCGTGATGGGCGAGCAACTCGATGGAATCGCCCACGCGATCCGGTTGAGCCGTCGGGCGCGCAGAATCGTGCGTCAGAATCTGGTGTTCTCAGTTGGCGTGATGGTCACTTTGATCGTGCTGGCGCTCACCGGGAATATCGGTCTAACCGCAGGCGTTATCGGACACGAAGGGAGCACGGTGATCGTCGTCTTCAACGGTCTGCGGCTGCTGGTCGACCCCAGGAACGCCGCCGCATGATCTCCGTCCCTCCATCGTGGCCTGTTCCGCTTGACACCCTTTCCGGAACCTCGGTAAAGTATGGTTATGCATCCAGACAATAGTGATCAGCGGCTCCGAGAGGCACTTGAGGCCAGCGGACAACGGTTTACAGACCAACGCGCAGCTGTGTACCGCTACCTCGCGGGCACGGATGTCCACCCTACAGCCGACGAAGTATTCCTCGGTGTTCGGCAAGACACAGCGGGAATCTCTCTGGCCACGGTATATAAGAGCCTCGAGACCCTTGTCGGCTGTGGACTAGCGGTGAAGCTGACCTACAGTGACGGTTCGGCTCGGTACGATGGCCGAACCGATCCCCATCACCACATTCGATGTGTCGTGTGCGGTAAAGTCGCAGACCTGCCGGGAGAAGTGGATCCAGCCGGCATCCGTGAACTCAGCGCACGGGCGGATGGATTCAGCGTGACCGGATATCGGCTCGAGTTATCTGGATACTGTGTGTCCTGCCTCCCCGGGGGCGGGCCCGGTCCGCTTCACGCTTGAGCCTCTAGCCGTTGGATCTCCTAAATT carries:
- a CDS encoding heavy metal translocating P-type ATPase, with protein sequence MSGCCDPNQPDLESAWRTSIVSTAVCGLAVSAGFAFQINDLASASLVAFVVAYIAGGWEATGRTVRELADASIDVDLLMLLAAAGAATVGHWLEGAALLFLFSLGTSLETYAFGRTRRSISALMDLRPETALRVVEGRTEAVAIEALVPSDVVRVAPGERIPADGQVSSGSSRIDESTLTGEPVPVRKEAGSDVFAGTLNGSGSLDLTVTRRADDSALARVIRMVEDARETRAPTQSWIEDVEGRYAVGVIAAAALAIVIPWTFMGWAFEASFYRAMTLLVVASPCALVISIPATIVSAVSNGARRGVLFKGGLHLDALADIRAIAFDKTGTLTVGRPELSRLVTNTPAGADPEAFQHRVLRLIASAESRSEHPLASAILQAAEAQSVAMSEPNNFEAIAGQGVQADVDGVRVSIGRRSWISDLIDAPLPTDLVDAFDDMRKAGTTPMLVAFDGKAVAALSVADQPRSGTAHAIRDIRALGITHLAMLTGDDRGTARVIGDAVGVDHIHAELLPDAKTRIIESIREEYGPVAMVGDGVNDAPALATADVGFALGAAGTDVALETADVVVMGEQLDGIAHAIRLSRRARRIVRQNLVFSVGVMVTLIVLALTGNIGLTAGVIGHEGSTVIVVFNGLRLLVDPRNAAA
- a CDS encoding transcriptional repressor, with protein sequence MHPDNSDQRLREALEASGQRFTDQRAAVYRYLAGTDVHPTADEVFLGVRQDTAGISLATVYKSLETLVGCGLAVKLTYSDGSARYDGRTDPHHHIRCVVCGKVADLPGEVDPAGIRELSARADGFSVTGYRLELSGYCVSCLPGGGPGPLHA